The segment TAACATAACTTGTAATGTAGAGAAAGATCAATAagtgataattaatttatacattgtaataataatcattACTGTCTTATATGCATAACAATTATAAGTAGCTTTTTCAaatgatattttgtaaaaacgcataataaaatatatattttagataaCAGGTTTGAACAATGTCAGAAGTTCAAGAAATAGTACCAGAAGCAACAGAAGCAACTGTAGAACAAGATGCTGTATCTGAGGAAGATAAACAGTATTTGACtgattatataaaagaaacagaacAGCGACTAAATGCAAAAGAAGAACTTCGAGCAGCTAATTTAAATCCTAATAGACCACCAGAAACATATTTCAGTAAATTAGATTCAACGCTGAAAAGAAATACTACGTttgttaagaaattaaaaaattttagtaGTACACAATTAGACACAGTTCTAAAGGATATGACACAtttaaatttgacaaaatatgTAAGTGAAGTTGCTACTGCTTTGGTGGAtgctaaattaaaaatgacagATGTTGCACCTGCTATTAAGGTGTGCAGCTTTTTGCATCAGACATACGCAGAATTTTCAACTCATTTTTTTGAGAATTGGCAAAGAATTTTATCTCTAAAGGTTGTAGACAAGATTGCAAATCCAAGCAAACTTAGAGTAGATCTTCGATTTTATGCTGAACTGGTTAATGCAGGGATTTTCACCCATAAGCAAGGATTACCTCTGCTTGGTTCTGCATTAACGGTTTTAATTAATATGGATAAAGAAGAACATAACAATGCAAGCATCATATTAAGCTTCTGCAAACATTGTGGTGAAGATTATGCAGGTCTTGTATCTAAAAGAGTAAGGGAAATATCCGAAAAGTTGAATATAACTATACCCAAAAGCAAATTACTTTCTCCTGATAAACAACAAAATGTGAGATTATTGTTACGAGATTACTACAATTCATTATgtaaacatttattaaaagaacatAAGGATCTTCAAGCTTTTGAGAAACAAAATCGAAAGATTTTACAAACCAGAGGCGAGCTGAGCtctgaaagaaaagaaaaacttgAGAGTCTTCAAATATCCTATGATCGTTTACTTAATAATGTGCAAAGTTTTTCTGATACTTTAGATGAACCTATGCCAGAACTTCCTGTAAATAGCGAGATGAAAACAGAAGCAGAAGAATCATTGAAAATGATTAgcgaaggagaagaaaatagTATCCTAGAGGATATGTGGGGTGATGAAGAAACAAGACGATTTTATGAAGTTTTGCCAGACTTAACAGTATTCCTTCCAGGATCATATTTGAAAGAAGTACCTAAACAAGATGCTCCAATAAGCGAAGAAGCTTTAGATGAGGAAATAACATTTGATGAACTAGAAGAAACTGAAAAAGTAGATGAACCTGAGGCAGAAGTGGAAGAACCACAAGTTTCGaatataagtaataaaatacttcTAGATGCATTTATAACGCATTTGCCAAATTGCGTAAATCGTGAATTAATTGACAATGCAGCAGTACACTTCTTAATGAATCTCAACACGAAACATAACAAGAAAAAGCTAGTGAAAGCATTGTTTGGTGTTTCTAGAATTCGTTTAGATCTACTGCCATTTTATTCACGATTGGCAGCTATTCTTTATCCTGTTATGCCTGATGTTGGCAATGATTTATGTTCAATGTTAAAACATGACTTTAAATATCATGTACGAAAAAAGGATCAAATTAATATAgaatcaaaaataaaagttgTTAGATACATTGGTGAACTTGttaaatttaaactttattcAAAGATAGAAGCATTATATTGCTTGAAAGTTTTGCTACATGACTTTACACATCATCATATTGAAATGGCTTGTAATTTGTTGGAAACATGTGGAAGATACCTATTTTGTTCATCAGACTCACATCAAAGGACAAAAGTATATTTAGAACAAATGATGCGTAAGAAGGCAGTCACTGCATTAGATTCacgttatgtaacaataaTTGAGAATGcatattattatgtaaatcCACCAGAATCTACTGGGGGTGTATCAAAGAAAGACAGACCACCTATTCATGAATTTATAAGGAAATTATTATACCAAGATCTCTCAAAAACAAATACAGATAAAGTTCTCAAATGGATGCGTAAACTAGATTGGGAAGATGAAAGTGTATCATCCTACGCTATTAAATGTCTCACTGCTGCAtacaatgttaaatatttaaacattcgATGTGTAGGAAGTTTATTAGCTGGGCTTGTTGCACATTACGAAACTATAGGTCCTCACGTAGTAGATGGTGTATTAGAAGACATAAGACTATGCATGGAAATTAATTTACCAAAATTTAATCAACGGCGTATTGCTATGGTTAAATATCTTGGAGAATTGTATAACTATCGCATGGTAGAAAGTGGAGATATTTTCCGAACGTTGTATCTTTTGATTACATTTGGAGTCAGTATGGATCACTCCATACCAAGTATTTTAGATCCACCTGACCACCTTTTTAGAATTCGATTAGTCTGTACACTATTGGAAACTTGTGGACAGTACTTTAGTGGTGGTTCTAGCAAGAAGAAACTCGATtactttctaatatttttccaaaattattattgGTTCAAATATACAGATCCTATTTGGACTCCAGAAAATCCATTTCCAGTAGGCATAGATTATATGTACCGTGATACATTAACAATGTTGAGACCAAAAATGCAATTGTTTCAAAGTTATAAAGAAGCACAATGTGCTGTGGAAGAATTGCGAAATACATTATATCCCACTCTTGGAAATCCTATTGCAGAGGATGGTATTGAACGTACTGATGCAGAACCTGATATGGGTGTAATTGCCGAAGGAGATGAAGATGTAGCTGTAACATCTGGAAATGGTAGTGGAGATGCAAAAGGTGTGGCTGATTTGCATTTTGAAGAATCTGAAGATTGTTCTGAAGCACAATCAGAAGAAGATTGGACTGCTGATGCAGAAAGAGATTACACTATGGGTACACAAGAAAATACCCAAGGAGATCAAAGTCTCTCAGAAGGTGGCACTGATGGTGTTATTATGGATGTTACAGAATTAAATGCAGCATTACCGGCTGGCCCTAGAAGAGTAAGTTGTCCTGAAGATGATGACTTCTTATCTGCTCTTGATAAGATGGTTTCAGATAATATACAAGATAGAATGCGAGATTCAGTAAAACCACAACAAGTGGATATTTCAGTTCCTTTGCATGTAAAAAGTACTAAAAAAACATATGAACAACTGCAAGAAAGACCTTCTGATAATAGTACAGTCGATTTCGTACTTATGTTAAGGAAAGGTAATAAGCAACAATACAAGAATTTAGCAGTTCCTGTGTCATCAGAATTAGCAATGAATCTTCGAAATAGAGAACAGGaacagaaagaagagaaagaacgagTTAAAAGATTGACACTGAATATTACAGAAagacaagaagaagaagattatCAAGAAACAATTAACCAGAGTACCAGGCCAGTGACAGTAAATTTAAATAGAGAGCGAcgacaaaaatataatcatCCTAAAGGTGCACCAGATGCAGATCTTATATTTGGCCCCAAAAAGATACGGTAGATGTATTTTAATGTTGTTGGAAATCAATACTTGTCATGTTAGAGGAAAACAAAGAATCTAAAATACGAACTATTTGATGTTCATCTTTTTGTGTAGGTTCTGCAACAAATTCGtgatactttattatttttttttttgaaatacaTATCTATATGTTGTTTATATGAATTCTCAATCATATAGATttcaatgtaaaaatatattttatattaaatatgcaGAAATGTGTCATATATGTCAATATGTATTTGCATATATGCATATGGAAGAAAAAGCTCTGTTGTATTTGAATAAGATGTCTTTTCTCTGTTACTTTcacattataaatatacaaaattaccAATAAAAAATCAGTTTAGCTAATACTCAACATCAGGATTgtttattgtaaaaattttaattgcagAATTTACATATtgacataatataataagtcgtattaataaattatacttcgatatttttaataatttaattaaacttttattaacaataaaaaagatacaatACGTTTAGAACTAATCACGATATTGTGTTATTCGTCAAAATggataaacttttataaatattagtataCCTTTcggatattttgaaaaaatattatattaagcTTCATtcttattgtataaataaatgtaaaaaaaccaataattttctaaaaaacaaatacaaatatacatacaaataaggaatttga is part of the Bombus fervidus isolate BK054 chromosome 7, iyBomFerv1, whole genome shotgun sequence genome and harbors:
- the Upf2 gene encoding UPF2 regulator of nonsense mediated mRNA decay; this encodes MSEVQEIVPEATEATVEQDAVSEEDKQYLTDYIKETEQRLNAKEELRAANLNPNRPPETYFSKLDSTLKRNTTFVKKLKNFSSTQLDTVLKDMTHLNLTKYVSEVATALVDAKLKMTDVAPAIKVCSFLHQTYAEFSTHFFENWQRILSLKVVDKIANPSKLRVDLRFYAELVNAGIFTHKQGLPLLGSALTVLINMDKEEHNNASIILSFCKHCGEDYAGLVSKRVREISEKLNITIPKSKLLSPDKQQNVRLLLRDYYNSLCKHLLKEHKDLQAFEKQNRKILQTRGELSSERKEKLESLQISYDRLLNNVQSFSDTLDEPMPELPVNSEMKTEAEESLKMISEGEENSILEDMWGDEETRRFYEVLPDLTVFLPGSYLKEVPKQDAPISEEALDEEITFDELEETEKVDEPEAEVEEPQVSNISNKILLDAFITHLPNCVNRELIDNAAVHFLMNLNTKHNKKKLVKALFGVSRIRLDLLPFYSRLAAILYPVMPDVGNDLCSMLKHDFKYHVRKKDQINIESKIKVVRYIGELVKFKLYSKIEALYCLKVLLHDFTHHHIEMACNLLETCGRYLFCSSDSHQRTKVYLEQMMRKKAVTALDSRYVTIIENAYYYVNPPESTGGVSKKDRPPIHEFIRKLLYQDLSKTNTDKVLKWMRKLDWEDESVSSYAIKCLTAAYNVKYLNIRCVGSLLAGLVAHYETIGPHVVDGVLEDIRLCMEINLPKFNQRRIAMVKYLGELYNYRMVESGDIFRTLYLLITFGVSMDHSIPSILDPPDHLFRIRLVCTLLETCGQYFSGGSSKKKLDYFLIFFQNYYWFKYTDPIWTPENPFPVGIDYMYRDTLTMLRPKMQLFQSYKEAQCAVEELRNTLYPTLGNPIAEDGIERTDAEPDMGVIAEGDEDVAVTSGNGSGDAKGVADLHFEESEDCSEAQSEEDWTADAERDYTMGTQENTQGDQSLSEGGTDGVIMDVTELNAALPAGPRRVSCPEDDDFLSALDKMVSDNIQDRMRDSVKPQQVDISVPLHVKSTKKTYEQLQERPSDNSTVDFVLMLRKGNKQQYKNLAVPVSSELAMNLRNREQEQKEEKERVKRLTLNITERQEEEDYQETINQSTRPVTVNLNRERRQKYNHPKGAPDADLIFGPKKIR